One segment of Castanea sativa cultivar Marrone di Chiusa Pesio chromosome 3, ASM4071231v1 DNA contains the following:
- the LOC142626725 gene encoding histone H1-like, which yields MAATTESRKSSGPRKPKSAPSHPPFLDMITEAIVTLKEKTGSSQYAITKYSEEKHKHLPTSFRKLLLFHLKKLVASGKLVKVKNSFKLAPAVPVKKSSTVSAPAKPKSVAKPKGTKVAPKAKKVSTKPKPKAKAAASVKPKAKSVAAKPKPKPKTKVAAKAKPVAKPKAKVARTSTRTTPSKKAAPAKKAPKPKSVKSPAAKKKAPARKAKK from the exons ATGGCCGCTACTACTGAGTCGAGAAAATCGTCCGGCCCGAGAAAGCCCAAATCCGCACCCTCTCACCCTCCTTTCCTCGAT ATGATTACAGAGGCGATTGTGACTCTGAAGGAGAAGACAGGTTCAAGCCAGTACGCGATCACGAAGTACTCCGAGGAAAAGCACAAGCACTTACCGACGAGTTTCCGCAAGCTTTTGCTCTTCCATTTGAAGAAACTCGTCGCCTCCGGAAAGCTCGTCAAGGTGAAAAACTCGTTCAAGCTCGCTCCTGCCGTTCCGGTGAAGAAGTCCTCAACCGTTTCTGCTCCGGCGAAGCCTAAGTCCGTTGCAAAGCCGAAGGGAACCAAAGTGGCTCCCAAGGCAAAGAAAGTTTCAAccaagccaaagccaaaggcaAAAGCCGCAGCGTCTGTGAAACCTAAGGCGAAGTCCGTGGCTGcgaagccaaagccaaagccaaagacGAAGGTTGCAGCAAAGGCAAAACCAGTTGCGAAGCCAAAGGCGAAGGTGGCGAGGACTTCGACGAGAACAACTCCGTCGAAGAAGGCGGCGCCGGCAAAGAAAGCACCGAAGCCGAAGAGCGTGAAGTCTCCGGCGGCAAAGAAGAAAGCTCCGGCGAGGAAGGCAAAGAAGTAG